One window of the Clostridium sp. MB40-C1 genome contains the following:
- a CDS encoding DUF2207 domain-containing protein encodes MRKIIKFLISMCVLSLMLVFNVYAEEELKINNWDIKSNVLENGDLVINEDISFRFSDKFNGVFRDIKIKNTSKVSDMKIYEKVNGKEIEFKQVEKGSNGDNGVYEIKYPSKDYASIKIFSPSKNQVKTFTLKYKILNESIKYKDTGELFYKFIGEENKTPIDKLNININLPKPALKDKVKIFAHGPLNGQINFSEKGAINLQVDNVNSEKFVAARILFPVEYINKSTNIVEENAYSRIMNEELSYASSVKKKIENSKKRMNAANYGSFAFIGISILITFVLGIKFRRKQKINIENTYGMIPEDCTPAVASVVYSYYLGSKDIIATILDLSRKGYLNLEEVEESEKLITQKESKVKKQKKDKDYKIINNEYIEDNLLEHEKFFIDWLINKIGNGSFVTLDIIREYSKKNTGKFTGDYKKWEELVRKYVKENKYYDNKAKQTGILLILFSFFQVLLGILFIALGSNYGIAVLIIGIVFIIWSIALMYRKSDYGYVQYKKWAKFREEIKKVKEYNIQKKFSENYIDECLIYGMSLGLSQKEINKFKPYIMSSSVYSNSYLYWYFLNSDSKNNSFNKSIDSAFNSAVPSTGSGGGFSGGGASGAGGGGGAGGF; translated from the coding sequence ATGAGGAAAATAATAAAATTTTTAATCTCAATGTGTGTTTTAAGTTTGATGTTAGTATTCAATGTTTATGCTGAAGAAGAGTTAAAAATTAACAATTGGGATATAAAATCTAATGTTTTAGAAAACGGAGATTTAGTTATAAATGAAGATATAAGTTTTAGATTTTCAGATAAATTTAATGGGGTATTTAGAGATATAAAAATAAAGAATACATCTAAGGTTTCAGATATGAAAATCTATGAAAAAGTTAATGGAAAAGAAATTGAGTTTAAGCAAGTAGAAAAAGGCAGTAATGGGGATAATGGAGTTTATGAAATTAAATATCCTAGTAAAGACTATGCCTCTATAAAAATATTTTCGCCATCAAAGAATCAAGTTAAAACTTTTACTTTAAAATATAAAATATTAAATGAAAGTATAAAATATAAAGATACTGGAGAATTGTTTTATAAGTTTATAGGGGAAGAGAATAAAACACCAATAGATAAATTGAATATAAATATAAATCTACCAAAACCAGCTTTAAAGGATAAAGTAAAGATTTTTGCACATGGTCCTTTAAATGGTCAAATAAACTTTTCGGAAAAAGGAGCTATAAATTTGCAAGTAGACAACGTAAATTCTGAAAAATTCGTTGCGGCAAGAATACTCTTTCCAGTGGAATATATAAATAAATCAACAAATATAGTAGAAGAAAATGCTTATTCTAGAATTATGAATGAGGAGTTAAGTTATGCAAGTAGTGTTAAGAAAAAAATAGAGAACTCTAAAAAAAGAATGAATGCTGCAAATTATGGATCTTTTGCTTTTATAGGAATAAGCATCTTGATCACCTTTGTTCTTGGTATAAAGTTTAGAAGAAAACAAAAAATTAATATTGAGAATACTTATGGAATGATACCAGAAGATTGTACTCCAGCAGTTGCTAGTGTTGTATATTCATACTATTTAGGAAGTAAAGATATAATTGCTACTATATTAGATTTAAGTAGAAAAGGTTATTTAAATCTTGAAGAGGTGGAAGAAAGTGAGAAATTAATAACCCAAAAAGAAAGCAAAGTTAAAAAACAAAAAAAGGATAAAGACTACAAGATAATAAATAACGAATATATAGAGGATAACTTATTGGAACATGAAAAATTCTTTATTGATTGGCTTATAAATAAAATTGGAAATGGTTCCTTTGTAACCTTGGATATAATACGTGAATATAGTAAGAAAAACACAGGGAAATTTACTGGTGATTATAAAAAGTGGGAAGAACTTGTTAGAAAATATGTTAAAGAAAATAAATATTATGATAATAAAGCAAAGCAAACAGGAATTCTATTGATCTTATTTAGCTTTTTTCAAGTACTACTGGGAATTTTGTTTATTGCATTAGGAAGTAATTATGGAATAGCTGTTTTGATTATAGGAATAGTATTTATAATATGGAGTATAGCTTTAATGTACAGGAAGAGTGATTATGGTTATGTTCAATATAAAAAATGGGCAAAATTCAGAGAAGAAATTAAAAAAGTTAAAGAATATAATATACAGAAGAAATTTTCAGAAAATTATATTGATGAATGTTTAATCTATGGAATGTCTCTAGGGTTATCTCAAAAGGAAATAAATAAATTTAAACCTTATATAATGTCATCTTCGGTTTATAGTAATAGTTATTTATATTGGTATTTCTTAAATTCAGATTCAAAAAATAATAGCTTTAATAAAAGTATAGATTCTGCATTTAATTCAGCTGTACCTTCAACTGGAAGTGGAGGGGGATTTAGCGGAGGAGGAGCAAGTGGTGCTGGTGGCGGAGGCGGTGCCGGTGGTTTTTAA
- a CDS encoding methionine ABC transporter permease codes for MEIYEILIKALGETLYMVFIATFTATLLGFIPAIIMVITEENGLNPNKTIYKIFDVVVNILRSFPFIILMIVIFPFTKLIVGKTIGTTAAIVPLTIGSAPFVTRIIEGALKEVDKGLIEAAKSFGASTNQIIFKVMLPESLPSIISGLTLTIISVVGLSAMAGAIGGGGLGQVALNYGYYRFDTKIMMYTVIVLIVLVQLLQSIGMIVYNRFNK; via the coding sequence ATGGAAATTTATGAGATTCTTATTAAGGCTTTAGGGGAAACTTTATATATGGTTTTTATAGCTACTTTTACAGCTACTTTGCTTGGATTTATACCTGCAATTATTATGGTTATAACAGAAGAAAACGGATTAAATCCAAATAAAACTATATATAAAATATTCGATGTTGTTGTTAATATATTAAGATCTTTCCCTTTTATCATACTTATGATTGTTATTTTCCCTTTTACTAAGTTAATAGTGGGAAAAACAATTGGAACTACGGCAGCTATTGTTCCACTAACAATAGGTTCGGCACCTTTTGTTACAAGAATAATAGAGGGGGCATTAAAGGAAGTCGATAAAGGGTTAATTGAAGCTGCGAAATCTTTTGGAGCAAGTACTAACCAGATTATTTTTAAAGTAATGCTTCCAGAATCACTTCCATCTATAATATCTGGTTTAACTCTTACAATAATAAGTGTTGTAGGGCTTTCAGCTATGGCAGGAGCAATTGGTGGGGGTGGACTTGGGCAGGTAGCTCTTAATTATGGATATTATAGATTTGATACAAAGATTATGATGTATACAGTTATAGTTTTAATAGTATTAGTACAACTCCTTCAAAGCATAGGAATGATTGTATACAATAGATTTAATAAATAG
- a CDS encoding MetQ/NlpA family ABC transporter substrate-binding protein: MKKAVFCLISIICIFSLIGCSNKASGEKEKDKKIIKIGITPNPFKEIVEEIKPLIKEKGYELEVKEFTDYMTPNTALVDKELDVNFYQHIPFLNKFNNDKHADLTYASKVFIAPIGIYSKKIKDIKELKENAEIGIPNDPTNEARALKLLASAGLIKVKDGDFITIVDITENPKKLNIKELDAAQIPRTLDQLDIGVINTNFALAAKLNPAKDAIYKEAKDSPYSNILAVRKEDKDKPYVKALSEVLTSKEFKKFIEDKYKGVLIPSF, encoded by the coding sequence ATGAAAAAAGCAGTTTTCTGTTTAATAAGTATTATTTGTATTTTTAGTTTAATAGGGTGCAGTAATAAAGCGAGTGGGGAAAAGGAAAAAGATAAAAAAATTATTAAAATAGGAATTACTCCTAATCCCTTTAAGGAAATTGTTGAAGAAATAAAACCCTTGATTAAGGAAAAAGGATATGAGTTAGAAGTAAAGGAATTTACAGATTATATGACTCCCAATACTGCTCTTGTAGATAAGGAGTTAGATGTTAATTTTTATCAGCACATACCGTTTTTAAACAAATTTAACAATGATAAACATGCAGATTTGACTTATGCATCAAAGGTGTTTATAGCGCCTATAGGAATATACTCAAAAAAAATTAAGGATATAAAGGAATTAAAAGAAAATGCAGAAATAGGAATTCCTAACGATCCAACTAATGAAGCAAGAGCTTTAAAATTGCTTGCTAGTGCAGGTCTTATAAAAGTAAAAGATGGAGATTTTATAACAATTGTAGATATAACTGAAAATCCCAAAAAACTTAACATAAAAGAGTTAGATGCGGCGCAAATACCTAGAACCTTAGATCAATTAGATATAGGGGTAATAAATACAAATTTCGCATTGGCAGCAAAATTGAATCCAGCAAAAGATGCTATTTACAAAGAAGCAAAGGATTCACCATATTCAAATATTTTAGCAGTTAGAAAAGAGGATAAAGATAAACCTTATGTAAAAGCATTATCAGAAGTATTGACTTCTAAGGAATTTAAGAAATTTATAGAAGATAAATACAAAGGTGTTTTAATACCTTCTTTCTAA
- a CDS encoding HAD-IB family hydrolase has product MGKRIAAFFDIDGTLYREGMITEIFKKLIKSEIIPPETWYNNLREDYMKWDKRIGNYDDYLIKMADIYVEAVKGLHKTQVEFIAKKVIEQKGDRVYTYARDRIAWHKSEGHIIITISGSPEELVKEMSIKHDFDDYIGTKYLVDKNSLYTGEIIPMWDSLNKNKAIENFIKKYNIDLNQSYAYGDTAGDFSMLKSVKYPTAINPTKELLTQLSEDDQVSQKVNIIVERKDMVYKLKTDSINL; this is encoded by the coding sequence ATGGGAAAACGTATTGCAGCATTTTTCGATATTGATGGTACTTTGTATAGAGAAGGTATGATAACAGAAATTTTTAAAAAACTAATTAAATCAGAAATAATTCCACCTGAAACTTGGTATAACAATTTAAGAGAAGATTATATGAAATGGGATAAAAGAATAGGTAATTATGATGATTATTTAATTAAAATGGCAGATATATATGTAGAAGCAGTTAAAGGACTTCACAAAACTCAAGTAGAATTTATTGCAAAAAAGGTTATTGAACAAAAAGGTGATAGAGTTTACACCTATGCACGAGATAGAATAGCTTGGCATAAATCTGAAGGACACATTATAATAACTATATCAGGAAGCCCTGAAGAATTAGTAAAAGAAATGTCAATTAAACATGATTTTGATGATTATATAGGAACAAAATATTTAGTAGATAAAAACTCCTTATATACTGGTGAAATCATCCCTATGTGGGATAGTTTAAATAAAAATAAAGCCATAGAAAATTTCATTAAAAAGTATAATATAGATTTAAACCAAAGTTACGCTTATGGGGATACCGCTGGAGATTTTTCAATGCTTAAATCCGTTAAATATCCAACTGCTATAAATCCAACTAAAGAGCTTTTAACTCAACTTTCAGAAGACGATCAAGTATCTCAAAAAGTTAATATAATAGTAGAAAGAAAAGATATGGTTTATAAATTAAAAACTGATTCTATCAATTTATAA
- a CDS encoding MetQ/NlpA family ABC transporter substrate-binding protein — MNKKILSIVLASTLICSLVALTGCGAKKGAEVKEKKKIVIGANPTPHAEILQKVKPILEKEGYTLEIKEFTEYTTLNKVLQDGEIDANYFQHIPYLEQFNKENKTDLAYTVKVHIEPMAIYSKKIKELKGLKNGSVIAVPNDPTNEARALKLLEREGIMKFKDGQLISKLDIKENPKNIEIKELDAAQLPRVLQDVDVAVINTNYAISADLNPTRDSLAIEDKDSPYANIIAVKKENKDKEYIKALNKAINSEEIKKYIKEKYNGTVIPAF, encoded by the coding sequence ATGAATAAGAAAATATTATCAATTGTTCTAGCATCTACTTTAATTTGTAGTTTAGTAGCTTTAACTGGGTGTGGAGCTAAAAAAGGAGCTGAAGTTAAAGAGAAAAAGAAGATTGTTATAGGGGCAAATCCAACACCACATGCGGAGATATTACAAAAAGTTAAACCCATTTTAGAGAAGGAAGGATATACGTTAGAAATAAAAGAGTTCACAGAATATACTACATTAAATAAAGTTCTACAAGATGGGGAAATAGATGCAAATTATTTTCAGCACATACCTTACTTAGAACAGTTTAACAAGGAGAATAAAACGGATTTAGCTTATACAGTAAAAGTGCATATAGAACCTATGGCGATATATTCTAAAAAGATAAAAGAGTTAAAGGGATTAAAAAATGGATCTGTTATTGCTGTACCGAATGATCCAACTAATGAGGCTAGAGCTCTTAAATTACTAGAAAGAGAAGGAATAATGAAATTTAAAGATGGTCAATTAATATCTAAATTAGATATTAAGGAGAATCCTAAAAATATAGAAATTAAAGAATTAGATGCAGCTCAGCTTCCAAGAGTATTACAAGATGTGGATGTTGCAGTTATAAATACTAATTACGCGATTTCAGCAGATTTAAATCCAACTAGGGATTCTCTTGCAATTGAAGATAAGGATTCACCATATGCCAATATTATAGCTGTAAAGAAAGAGAATAAGGATAAAGAATATATAAAAGCATTAAACAAAGCTATTAATTCTGAAGAAATAAAAAAATATATTAAAGAGAAATATAATGGAACTGTAATACCAGCATTTTAG
- a CDS encoding YeiH family protein, which translates to MDKIKKMVPGIIFVLIISILSMFINDAMKNIINLEALTIGIIIGIVYNNTIRTQSVFKEGVSFSLKKLLKVGIVLLGFKLNFNSLLKLGPKVLIMVLIFVPSVLILSILLGKIFKTEGKLAPLIGVGSCICGASAVVALAPTINADDEDSVVAVSIVSFLGAIGVLIYSALAVTSNMTDLQYGVWSGISLHGVAHAIAAAFARGDVSGEIGTFVKMARVVMLVPVSIALGLAYNKDSETSKKAKFPMYVLYFIIAGAISSTGIIPDNILKVLTKLSNLFILMAMVGMGLSVDFKSIRDKGMKALLIGSIIFLITSVSTYFIVNIIV; encoded by the coding sequence ATGGATAAAATAAAGAAAATGGTACCAGGAATAATTTTTGTATTAATAATTTCTATATTATCTATGTTCATAAATGATGCTATGAAGAATATCATCAATTTAGAAGCGTTAACAATAGGTATTATTATAGGGATAGTTTACAATAACACAATAAGAACTCAAAGTGTATTTAAAGAAGGTGTAAGTTTTTCTTTAAAGAAGCTCTTAAAGGTAGGAATAGTTTTGTTAGGATTCAAGCTTAATTTTAATTCACTATTAAAATTAGGTCCTAAAGTATTAATAATGGTACTTATATTTGTACCTTCTGTTCTAATATTATCTATATTATTAGGTAAGATATTTAAAACTGAGGGAAAATTAGCGCCATTGATTGGTGTTGGATCATGTATATGTGGGGCTTCAGCAGTAGTTGCTCTTGCACCAACAATAAATGCTGATGACGAAGACTCAGTAGTTGCGGTATCTATAGTTAGTTTTTTAGGAGCTATAGGGGTTTTAATATATTCTGCTTTAGCTGTAACAAGTAATATGACTGATTTGCAATATGGCGTTTGGTCAGGAATATCTCTTCATGGTGTTGCTCATGCCATAGCTGCAGCTTTTGCAAGAGGAGATGTATCAGGAGAAATAGGAACTTTTGTTAAAATGGCAAGAGTTGTAATGCTTGTACCAGTATCTATAGCTTTGGGACTTGCTTATAATAAAGATTCAGAAACTAGTAAAAAAGCTAAGTTTCCTATGTATGTATTATATTTTATAATAGCTGGAGCAATAAGTTCTACAGGAATTATACCTGATAATATATTGAAAGTATTAACTAAGTTGAGCAATTTATTTATACTAATGGCTATGGTTGGAATGGGACTTTCTGTAGATTTTAAGAGTATAAGAGACAAGGGAATGAAAGCATTGCTTATAGGCAGTATAATATTTTTAATAACTTCTGTGTCAACGTATTTTATTGTGAATATCATTGTGTAA
- a CDS encoding methionine ABC transporter ATP-binding protein produces MIQIKNVNKYFSDKKVLDNVSLEIEKGEIFGIIGHSGAGKSTLLRCINGLESYDEGSVKVNSKEVNKLKGRELREFRKDIGMIFQNFSLLNRKDVWHNVSLPMETWNYDKSEINEKVKKLLKLVGLEDKEKSMPKELSGGQKQRVAIARALTLEPEILLCDEATSALDPSTTKSILELLKKINKELGITIIIVTHQMEVIKEACAKAALMDSGKVTDIGSVEELFLNQSTNMKKLLGEEEILPNEGINIRILFPKEFSEGTIITSMARELNIDFSIVWGKLERFGEDVLGSLVINISEDQKGYVSSYLNKKGVNWEVV; encoded by the coding sequence TTGATACAAATTAAAAATGTAAATAAATATTTTTCAGATAAAAAAGTTTTAGATAATGTTAGTTTAGAAATTGAAAAAGGAGAGATATTTGGAATTATAGGACATAGTGGGGCTGGAAAATCAACTCTTTTAAGATGTATAAATGGCTTAGAAAGTTATGATGAGGGAAGTGTTAAGGTCAATTCTAAAGAAGTTAATAAATTAAAAGGAAGAGAATTAAGAGAATTTAGAAAAGATATAGGTATGATATTTCAAAATTTTAGTCTATTAAATAGGAAAGATGTTTGGCATAACGTATCGTTACCTATGGAGACATGGAATTATGACAAAAGTGAAATAAATGAAAAAGTTAAAAAACTTCTAAAACTTGTAGGGCTTGAAGATAAGGAAAAGAGTATGCCAAAAGAATTAAGTGGTGGACAAAAGCAAAGGGTAGCGATAGCAAGGGCTCTTACTTTAGAACCTGAAATACTTTTATGTGATGAAGCCACTTCTGCATTGGATCCAAGTACTACAAAATCTATATTAGAACTTCTAAAAAAGATAAATAAAGAATTAGGAATAACTATTATAATAGTAACGCATCAAATGGAGGTTATAAAGGAAGCTTGTGCAAAGGCAGCTTTAATGGATAGTGGAAAAGTTACTGATATTGGTAGTGTAGAAGAACTTTTTTTAAATCAGAGTACAAACATGAAAAAATTACTAGGAGAAGAGGAGATTCTTCCAAATGAAGGTATAAATATAAGAATACTTTTTCCAAAAGAATTTAGTGAAGGGACAATAATAACTAGTATGGCGAGAGAACTTAACATTGATTTCTCTATTGTTTGGGGCAAACTAGAGAGGTTTGGAGAAGATGTTTTAGGGAGTTTAGTGATTAACATATCAGAAGATCAAAAGGGGTATGTGAGTTCTTATTTAAATAAAAAGGGCGTAAACTGGGAGGTGGTATAG
- a CDS encoding YafY family protein, which yields MSRVSNALNMLALLKSRGKMTRSEIAQIIECDKREVSRYKEDLEMAGVRIKEVRGRYGGYILEGKDYLLSLDLTDSEYIAINMAQEQLKREEFIPFNDLKNALFKINALKDKHTDILTSKYYIKNTKSNRTYEKERKIWLDINAAIIASSKLKFKYDGLEKETTERIIRPYALFQYKGDMYVVGYCELRNEIRQFKLSRIQSYNWSEEKFDKDTTFNLEKYLQNNFGIYKDGEIELKLKIYYPMAQIIKEKQWVKNEIIEDYKEDNYIIYKAKIYGETELKSWILSMGSSVQVLEPENFKGKIKEELKKNLEIYK from the coding sequence ATGAGTAGAGTTTCAAATGCACTAAATATGTTAGCATTACTAAAAAGTAGAGGGAAAATGACTCGTAGTGAAATTGCACAAATAATCGAATGTGATAAAAGAGAAGTTAGCAGGTATAAAGAAGATTTAGAAATGGCAGGAGTTAGGATAAAAGAGGTACGAGGTAGATATGGTGGGTATATTCTTGAAGGAAAAGATTATCTTTTAAGTTTAGACTTAACTGATTCCGAGTATATAGCTATAAATATGGCACAAGAGCAATTAAAGAGGGAAGAATTTATTCCGTTTAATGATTTAAAAAATGCTCTTTTTAAAATTAATGCATTAAAAGATAAACATACAGATATTTTAACATCTAAATACTATATAAAAAATACAAAATCAAATCGTACCTATGAAAAGGAACGAAAAATATGGTTGGATATCAATGCAGCCATAATAGCTTCAAGTAAGTTGAAGTTTAAATATGATGGACTAGAAAAAGAAACAACTGAAAGAATAATAAGACCATATGCATTGTTTCAATATAAAGGAGATATGTATGTAGTTGGATATTGTGAACTTAGAAATGAAATTAGACAATTTAAACTTTCAAGAATACAGAGTTATAACTGGAGTGAAGAAAAATTTGATAAAGACACTACTTTTAACTTAGAGAAATATCTTCAAAACAATTTTGGCATTTATAAAGATGGAGAAATAGAGTTAAAATTAAAAATTTATTATCCAATGGCACAAATAATAAAAGAAAAGCAGTGGGTTAAAAATGAAATAATAGAAGATTATAAAGAGGATAATTACATAATTTATAAAGCAAAAATTTATGGAGAAACAGAGCTTAAAAGTTGGATATTAAGTATGGGAAGTAGTGTACAAGTATTAGAACCAGAAAACTTTAAAGGAAAAATAAAAGAAGAATTAAAGAAAAATTTAGAAATTTAT
- a CDS encoding S1 RNA-binding domain-containing protein gives MIEIGKIQVLKVAKISKIGAYLNAETDNEEDNILLPNNQLDDNVQVGDELEVFIYRDSEDRIIATRKKPLVEVGELAKLEVKETTSIGAFLDMGLEKDLLLPFKEQKYKVIPGNKYLVGVYIDKSDRLTATTYIAKFLKTDSDYKKHDKVKGTVYSVNPELGVLVAVDNKYKGLIPKNYYFERIEVGQEVEAVVTRVRDDGKLDLSTRESAYKEIDSDAEMILNKMKRYDGSLPLNDKSSPEEIKDRLKISKAAFKRAVGRLLKEEKIEQTEKGLKLKKM, from the coding sequence ATGATTGAAATAGGAAAAATTCAAGTACTAAAGGTGGCCAAAATTTCAAAAATAGGTGCTTATTTAAATGCTGAAACAGATAATGAAGAGGATAATATATTACTACCAAACAATCAACTAGATGATAATGTACAGGTAGGAGATGAATTAGAAGTATTTATATATAGAGACTCCGAAGATAGGATTATTGCTACAAGAAAGAAGCCTTTAGTTGAGGTTGGTGAACTTGCCAAACTTGAAGTTAAAGAAACAACTAGTATAGGTGCATTTCTTGACATGGGTCTTGAAAAGGATTTGTTACTTCCTTTTAAAGAACAAAAATACAAAGTCATACCTGGTAATAAGTATTTAGTTGGAGTATATATTGATAAAAGTGATAGATTAACTGCTACAACTTATATAGCTAAGTTTTTAAAAACTGATAGTGATTATAAAAAACATGATAAAGTAAAAGGAACTGTTTATTCTGTTAATCCAGAACTTGGTGTTTTAGTAGCAGTAGATAATAAATATAAAGGATTAATTCCTAAAAACTATTATTTTGAGAGAATAGAGGTAGGACAGGAAGTTGAAGCAGTAGTAACTAGAGTTAGAGATGATGGTAAACTTGATTTATCTACAAGAGAATCTGCATATAAGGAAATAGATAGTGATGCAGAAATGATTTTAAACAAAATGAAAAGATATGATGGGTCGCTTCCATTAAATGATAAAAGCAGTCCAGAAGAAATTAAAGATAGACTTAAAATTAGTAAAGCTGCTTTTAAAAGAGCAGTAGGAAGATTACTAAAAGAGGAAAAGATTGAGCAAACAGAAAAAGGATTAAAACTTAAAAAAATGTAG
- a CDS encoding LysR family transcriptional regulator, whose amino-acid sequence MLETRLLTFLTVAKIKNYTKSAQILNLTQPAVSQHIKYLEEYYGVKLIKKTGRNVDLTKEGEEFLKYVKEIEFKEREILRKFKNKSILEGTYNIGATLTIGGYVLPKILGEYKEEHPNIEIILAVNNTKEILKKLLREEIDLGLVEGPFDKNKFKYKKLKEDELVLAFSPKHEFSKKEYAKLEDVLSGKLILREEGSGTRKYFENTLINEGYNIENLNIYMEIGSIDAIKAIVEENLGYTIISKAAIERELKMGAIKTLPIKNKKMSFVNFYREFNFVYLPNKMNDYISNFIEFCSNSSAREF is encoded by the coding sequence ATGCTTGAAACACGATTACTTACATTTCTTACAGTAGCTAAAATAAAAAATTATACTAAGTCAGCTCAAATTTTAAATTTAACACAGCCTGCAGTATCTCAGCATATTAAATATTTAGAGGAGTATTATGGGGTGAAATTAATTAAGAAAACTGGCAGAAATGTGGATCTCACAAAAGAAGGCGAAGAGTTTTTAAAATATGTAAAAGAGATAGAATTTAAGGAAAGAGAGATTCTAAGAAAGTTTAAAAATAAATCTATTTTAGAAGGTACATATAATATAGGCGCTACATTAACTATTGGAGGATATGTTCTTCCTAAAATATTAGGAGAATATAAAGAAGAACATCCTAACATAGAGATAATTCTAGCTGTTAATAATACAAAAGAAATACTTAAAAAATTACTAAGAGAAGAAATAGATTTAGGTTTAGTAGAAGGACCTTTTGATAAAAATAAGTTTAAATATAAAAAGTTAAAAGAGGATGAACTTGTATTAGCATTTTCACCTAAACATGAATTTTCAAAAAAAGAATATGCTAAATTAGAAGATGTGCTTTCAGGAAAACTTATTTTAAGAGAAGAAGGTTCAGGAACAAGAAAATATTTTGAAAACACACTAATAAATGAAGGATATAATATAGAAAATTTAAATATATATATGGAAATAGGAAGTATTGATGCCATAAAAGCTATTGTAGAAGAAAATCTGGGGTATACAATTATATCTAAAGCTGCTATAGAAAGAGAGTTAAAAATGGGGGCTATTAAAACTTTACCTATAAAAAATAAAAAAATGAGTTTTGTTAATTTTTATAGAGAATTTAATTTTGTTTATCTACCTAATAAGATGAATGATTATATAAGTAATTTTATAGAATTTTGTTCTAATAGTTCTGCTAGAGAATTTTAG
- a CDS encoding HutP family protein, with product MKVNSVEVAKAAIKMATSDRTEEKMLQELFKEKSILTAAVDIGGNLNNSISKIMERALVASKRMGIIKDCHIHDGAVVGAAREAILQVSAKANGLNLGGKIGIARCDEHISVCIFASIGLLHLNEVVIGLGHRSIPIDK from the coding sequence ATGAAAGTAAATAGTGTCGAAGTTGCTAAAGCTGCTATAAAAATGGCTACATCGGATAGAACAGAAGAAAAAATGCTTCAAGAGCTTTTTAAAGAAAAAAGCATTTTAACAGCTGCGGTAGACATAGGAGGAAATTTAAATAATTCTATTTCTAAAATTATGGAGAGAGCATTAGTAGCATCTAAAAGAATGGGTATTATAAAGGATTGCCATATCCATGACGGAGCTGTAGTTGGAGCTGCAAGAGAAGCTATACTTCAAGTTTCAGCTAAAGCCAATGGTTTAAATTTAGGAGGGAAAATAGGTATTGCTAGATGTGATGAACATATAAGTGTATGTATTTTTGCAAGCATAGGGTTGCTTCATTTAAATGAAGTAGTAATAGGACTTGGACATCGTTCTATACCAATAGATAAATAG